The stretch of DNA CACACATTAGATGTCCTTGGCCTGGTACCCCATTTCGAATGGTTGGAAAGGTTTTCCAGCCGGATGGTTGGCGTACATTTTCATGACGTGATTGGCATTACCGATCATCAAGTGCCCGGACAGGGTGACGTAGACTTCACTGCAATATCTCGTTACATACCCGACTCAGCCCAGATCACGCTTGAAATTGGACCCAAAGCGAGTTTAACGGACCTGGCTGAGGGCTTACAAAGATTAGTCGATTACGGCTGCATAGAGCGGATTTAATTTCCTTCAGGATTCTTACCCCGGTATGAACAAGATTGAAAATAACCCAATTAAAGCCCTGTTTTTTAAAATTGAGGGCACTTTAGCCTATCAACAGAAGGACATTGAAAGCGCTCAGGATTTAATCTTGCGGATGATCGATGTGCTGGGTGTCGATTGTCAACCGGCTGATTTTGCGGAAAAACTGATCAAAGGTGAAAGCGAATATCAAACCTGGAGCGAAAAGTATTTTGTTGATTTGGCGCCAGAGGAGAAGTGGTCGCGGTTCCTTCTCAGGGATTTATCGAAGGAGCTGATACGGGAGCACGCACATACGCTTGAAAAACTTTGGCGCGAATCACAGGCTGGGTGGCAGTTGGCTGAAGGTGTGGTCAACACATTGCAGGAGCTATCAGATAGAGGTTACACCCTGGCGACGATCAGCCGCAATTCGTTAAAACATCTTCAGGGCGAAACCTTTTTAGACCTGTTTTGTGCACGGGTTCAGCCCAATAATACCAAGAGGTATCAACCTCATTCAGGTCTTTTACTGGAGGCTGCCGCACAATGCAATCTCTCCCCGGATGAGTGTGCTTACATTGGTGACCGCCCTTCCCGAGACGTGATTGGCGCTCGCGAAGCGGGGCTAAGAGAAGTGATCCTTCTTAAAAATCAATACACGACGGAAGACAAAACACCCTGCCCCATGCAGGCAGACGCGCAACTCAGCGATATGACCGAATTGTTGGATTGCTATCCGCCGTTAAATGGGTCTAATGCACATCGCAAGGCATTGAAGATTTCGCCCGTATTGTTCGATGCTGCGCTTTCAACCATTAATTGGAATCGAGAACGCATTTCAATCAATGAATTTTTTGAAATTGGGCGTGAACTGGGTTTTGCGCGATTTGAATTGAATCACCAGATCCCGCTTGAGGTTTACGAACAGATCGATTTCAATCGCTATTATATTTCCAGTTTACATAATCCCTGCCCTGCCATTCAGCACATGAAAAAACTTGAAAAGGAAGACAAAATCCTGACCTCAGTGGACGAAAAATTGCGACAGGTTGGGGTTGATGTTTTGAAAAATACAATCGAGCATGCGTACCGTTTGGGCGCGCGAAACATTGTGATTCACTCTGGCAGGGTGACTGGTGATGAAAGTATGGATCTTGAACTCAGGAAATTGTTCAGGGCGGGTAAACAAAACACCCATGAATTTCGCGTGCTTAGAGAACGGATGATTGCTGACCGTAAGGAGCGCGGCAAGCCACACCTTGAGGCACTGGTCAGAAGTCTCTCTGAAATCGTTGGCTTTGCTGAGGGAACCAATATTCTCTTGGGGATTGAGAACCTGATGTACTACTACGAATTCCCCACATTTGAAGAAATCCAAGTATTGTTGGAAACCTTCGATCAACCCTGGATCGGGTGGCATTTTGATGTCGGACATTTAGAAATTATGGCGAACCTTGGTTTGGAGTCGATCCCTCACTGGTTGGATGCTTTTGACAAACGGATGGTGGGCATTCATCTGCATGATGTGAACGGAATTGATGACCATTTTGCTCCTGGTGATGGGAAAATTGATTTTTCAGTCGTTGGTCCCAGGCTTCAGCCATTCACGCAGGTCACTGTTGAGGTGAAACCCTTTGTATCAACACAAGAAATCAGGGCTGGGCTTCCTGTTTTGGAAGACACAGGCTGTATAGCCCGGCTTTAAATGATCTCAATTTCAAAGAATGGAGTGACAATAACGATGAAACAATACGATATCGTATGCGCTGGAAATTATACCAAGGATACCTTGATTACCCTGGATGGCGTGGATTATGTGGATGGGGGCGGGATGAATTATGCTGCCCATGTTGCGCATCAGTTCGGGATGCGAACTGCTGTGGTGACCCGGTTGGCAGAGGAGGACCAGCATGTCGTTGACAATATCCGCGCCGATGGTATTGATTGCTATCCTTTTTATTCACCCACATCCACAGTGATGACGCTGGAATACAAAACCCGCAATGTTGACGAGCGAAATTTATACGTAAAAACCATCGCCGGCACCATCCTTCCCGAACATCTGGACGGTCTCGAAGCCAGGGCTATTGTGGTCAGTCCCAGCCTGCGGGGCGAAGTTGAGCCAGCTTTTTTCACGACCCTTCGAAAGCGGGAAGGGGTGTTAATATCGGCTGATGTGCAGGGATTTGTGCGGGTACTGCAGGGTGAATTGCTGGTCTATCAACCATGGCCTGACATGGAATTGGTGCTGCAGAACCTCGATATTTTGAAAACAGATGCGGTTGAAGCAGAATATCTGACGGGCGAGGCGGACATCGAACGGGCGGCAAAAAGGTTCGCTGAATGCGGCGCCAAAGAAGTTTTGCTCACACATCGGGAAGGCATCCTGGTGTATGCAGAGAGCGAGTATCATCACTTTGCTTTTAAAGGCAGCTCCATGGTGGGTCGAAGTGGACGCGGCGACACCAGCGTGGGTTCTTATGTTTCCAAGCGCTTGAGCCTGCCGCCGCGCGAGGCAGCAAAGTGGTCTGCTGCTGCGACAAGCTTGAAAATGGAGCGAGTGGGCTATTTCAATCGCACGGTCGCCGAGGTTGAGGCTTTTATTGCCCGCCATTATGCCGAATGAATCTCAGCCGGGTGATTTCGCTCAGCGGAATCACCGGAAGCAGTCTGCCATCAATGCGTATCCACAGCTCTGGCGCCGGATGATCCGGGATTGGCAGTCGGACCAACAAGAAGACGCGCTTTGGATGCTGTACGCCGCCAGTTACCTGGCTCGCACCGCGGGAGTCCGCTGGGCACTGGACCCTTTTGCCTTGTTTACACGTGCAGGTGGCGTCAGCACACTCGATTATCGAGCGGACCTGGTGCCGCTGGACCTGATCTTGCTTTCACATCGGCACGCGGATCATTTTGACCCCCATTTGCTAACCGAACTGTGCGCATCCCCACTGACCTGGATTGTCCCAGAGTTTATGCTGGAGATGGTGACGACGTTTTTACCCCTGGATGCAGACCGGGTCATTATTGCGCGTGTGGATCAGCCCATTCAGTTCAAAACGATGACAATCACTCCATTTAAGGCTTTGCATATCAGGGGAAAATCGGGCGTTCCCGAATTGGGCTACCTTGTGGAATACCCTGGCAAACGCTGGCTATTTCCCGGTGATACACGCAATTATGATTTCTCCATGTTACCTGATTTCGGGCCGCTGGATGGGGTGTTTGCGCATTTATGGCTGGGAAAGGGTGCTGCTCTGGACCCCGACCCCCCCTTTTTGGAAGATTTTTGTCGCTTTTTTACTGCTTTTGATGCACAGGCTACTTTCATTGCCCACATGTATGAGTATGGACGGGATGAAAGAAATATGTGGACGATGGAGCATTTCCGAACGGTCCAGGAGCGAATGGAAAAACTGGCACCTGGGATGGCGATAAAACCTGTGCTGACAGGCGATAAGATTCTTCTCTAAAAAGGTGGTCCCTTTTTGAAAACTTGAGCCTGATTTGGGGTTAAGTCAGTCAAGCCGGACTTCAGCAGCCGATTGTTTGAGGACCACCCAGGAGGCTCGCTTACCACATAAAGGCCATGCAGCGCACCCCCATAATTTGATCATCGAAGATCAATTCACCGGCCCGCCCTGCCATCCCAAGGCAAACATGCAGCGGCAGCAAATGCTCTTCACGCGGGTGACAATAACGCGCATGGGGCGCTTGTTTCCAGTTTACCAGGAGGGCTTTGCGTTCCTGTTGGTCGATATCGGCTGTGACAACATCGATCAACCAATCCTGGAAGGCATTGTTGCGCGAAGCGATGATGTCCGGATCGTGATGAAAAAAGGCGGACATATTGTGGAAGGAAAAGCCCGACCCGATCACCAGCAGTTTGTCGGCTTGCAGATCTCGCAGCGCTTCACCGATGGCGATGTGGGCATCCGGAGCA from Brevefilum fermentans encodes:
- a CDS encoding TIM barrel protein produces the protein MNKIENNPIKALFFKIEGTLAYQQKDIESAQDLILRMIDVLGVDCQPADFAEKLIKGESEYQTWSEKYFVDLAPEEKWSRFLLRDLSKELIREHAHTLEKLWRESQAGWQLAEGVVNTLQELSDRGYTLATISRNSLKHLQGETFLDLFCARVQPNNTKRYQPHSGLLLEAAAQCNLSPDECAYIGDRPSRDVIGAREAGLREVILLKNQYTTEDKTPCPMQADAQLSDMTELLDCYPPLNGSNAHRKALKISPVLFDAALSTINWNRERISINEFFEIGRELGFARFELNHQIPLEVYEQIDFNRYYISSLHNPCPAIQHMKKLEKEDKILTSVDEKLRQVGVDVLKNTIEHAYRLGARNIVIHSGRVTGDESMDLELRKLFRAGKQNTHEFRVLRERMIADRKERGKPHLEALVRSLSEIVGFAEGTNILLGIENLMYYYEFPTFEEIQVLLETFDQPWIGWHFDVGHLEIMANLGLESIPHWLDAFDKRMVGIHLHDVNGIDDHFAPGDGKIDFSVVGPRLQPFTQVTVEVKPFVSTQEIRAGLPVLEDTGCIARL
- a CDS encoding MBL fold metallo-hydrolase, which encodes MPAIMPNESQPGDFAQRNHRKQSAINAYPQLWRRMIRDWQSDQQEDALWMLYAASYLARTAGVRWALDPFALFTRAGGVSTLDYRADLVPLDLILLSHRHADHFDPHLLTELCASPLTWIVPEFMLEMVTTFLPLDADRVIIARVDQPIQFKTMTITPFKALHIRGKSGVPELGYLVEYPGKRWLFPGDTRNYDFSMLPDFGPLDGVFAHLWLGKGAALDPDPPFLEDFCRFFTAFDAQATFIAHMYEYGRDERNMWTMEHFRTVQERMEKLAPGMAIKPVLTGDKILL
- a CDS encoding carbohydrate kinase family protein — protein: MKQYDIVCAGNYTKDTLITLDGVDYVDGGGMNYAAHVAHQFGMRTAVVTRLAEEDQHVVDNIRADGIDCYPFYSPTSTVMTLEYKTRNVDERNLYVKTIAGTILPEHLDGLEARAIVVSPSLRGEVEPAFFTTLRKREGVLISADVQGFVRVLQGELLVYQPWPDMELVLQNLDILKTDAVEAEYLTGEADIERAAKRFAECGAKEVLLTHREGILVYAESEYHHFAFKGSSMVGRSGRGDTSVGSYVSKRLSLPPREAAKWSAAATSLKMERVGYFNRTVAEVEAFIARHYAE